A genomic segment from Tissierella sp. encodes:
- a CDS encoding ABC transporter ATP-binding protein: MDEKIVVEIHNIGMTYHSLEGETQAIKNINLDIYEGEIVGIVGPSGCGKSTLLSIVAGLIEPSNGSVQINGKKVSRSSRNIGYMFQKDQLLEWRNILQNVVLGLEIQGKLSPEDYITAKEMLGNYGLGDFIYSYPSQLSGGMRQRVALIRTLLLEPDLLLLDEPFSALDYQTRLAIADEIGIILREERKTGLLVTHDIAEAISLSDRVIILSNRPAAIKEIIDIKLSCPDGKRSPLKCREAPEFRYYFNKIWKELDVHV, translated from the coding sequence ATGGATGAAAAAATTGTAGTTGAAATTCATAATATAGGAATGACTTATCACAGTTTAGAAGGGGAAACTCAAGCCATTAAAAACATAAATTTAGATATATATGAGGGCGAAATTGTAGGTATAGTTGGACCAAGTGGATGTGGAAAATCTACCTTACTTTCAATAGTTGCTGGTCTTATTGAACCAAGTAATGGAAGTGTACAGATAAATGGTAAAAAAGTAAGTAGGTCCAGTAGAAATATTGGATATATGTTCCAGAAAGATCAGCTATTAGAGTGGCGAAATATACTACAGAATGTAGTACTAGGATTGGAAATTCAAGGAAAGTTAAGTCCTGAGGATTATATAACTGCTAAAGAAATGCTAGGAAATTATGGCTTAGGTGATTTTATTTACTCTTATCCAAGTCAATTATCTGGAGGAATGAGGCAAAGAGTTGCCCTTATTAGAACTCTTTTATTAGAACCTGATTTGCTTCTATTGGATGAACCTTTCTCCGCTCTAGATTATCAAACAAGGCTTGCCATAGCTGATGAGATCGGGATTATACTAAGAGAAGAAAGGAAGACTGGTCTATTGGTCACTCATGATATTGCTGAAGCCATTAGCTTATCAGACCGAGTTATTATACTTTCTAATAGACCTGCTGCTATAAAAGAAATTATAGACATTAAACTAAGCTGTCCTGATGGAAAAAGATCTCCTTTAAAATGCAGAGAAGCTCCTGAATTCCGATATTATTTCAATAAAATATGGAAGGAGCTGGATGTACATGTCTAA